In Lineus longissimus chromosome 5, tnLinLong1.2, whole genome shotgun sequence, the genomic stretch CTTTCAGAATTTCTTCTAAAAATTATGCCACAACTTtggaaaatcagaaaaagaaaaaaacaataatttaACTTCAAAAGGGATGTGGTTATTTGAGAATGATCACGATGAGAcacaaatttattttttatcagaACATTTCATTTCGGCAGTACTGTAGGACTGCACAAAAAATAGAaacttttttcaaatcaaaaagtTATTACTTAACCAAGGAAAAGAGTTATTTATACCAAGGGCGGTCAACAGCCTACACTGTCATCCAGTGCCAACATGGCCAACTGGAGCCCTCATCAGCATTCAGAGCAACCCTCATTAGCATTAGCAGTAATTAAAGCAATTAGTGGGAGGTCCTCCTGATCACCTGCCCAGCTGAAGAATAcatattgaaaattatttgaaCTCATCACCATTATCTTGTAACAGGCAACAGGTGTGCAGCAGACAACTTTACtgcaatgacaatgacatgtaTACAGAACTAAAATGCTATACAAAAAACTGGATCAGAAATTCAAGGGGACACACTGTCTGCATCATTTGTAGTTGTTACATAAAGTCAGAAATCATTTTGCGAACAGTATCACTTTATCCCTTTGCTATTTAAATTCTTGACACTGTCAACATGTATCGTAAGTTGAAAGCCACTGCTTTGCACTCTCAGCAGCAACCATTTGGGCGTTATTCAGAATATTTTAAAACAGTCCTGAATTCGCACATACATACACAATCAAGTTGAACATACTGAAAGAGAAACTTACACGATTTGATTAGAACGTCATGCCAATGACTCCCTGCTTGCAGGCGACGTGCAGAGAACGTCATGTGACTCCCTGCTTGCAGGCGACGTGCAGAGAACGTCATGCCAATGACTCCCTGCTTGCAGGCGACGTACATAACACGTCATGCCCTACCGAAATTATTCGCACAGACATACACAATCAAGTTGAACATACTGAAAGAGAAACTTACACGATTTGATTTGACGCCATCGATGCTGACAACATAACCAACGCCACAAGAATCCTTCTCTAGCTCTGGATCATAGAGACCTTGTTTTTCAGGAAGGCCATCCTCGGGCCGGAATTTTAGACCGGAAGCTTTCTGAGGCATTTAAAGGTAATTAGCTGATGTTGGTTTAGAGTTCCCCCAGTAATGGATAATAAATGTGATGGTGAAAACGTGTGGCCGTTGTTTTTCTAAAAGATGTAGCTCCCAAGTGTCTGTGTTGCTTTGTAGATTGCATCCTGTAAAGAAAAGATATGAAAAAATTATTATAATTCTTTTGAAAACTCTACTGTGACTTGAACATCTTTATGACTACGAGATGTTTTTACAATAATGCTAGAATTCTGCAGATCACAAATTGTGACTATTGACATACTCAGAGACTTTGTATGCTATTCAAGAAAAAAGGGTCACCTCTTGGTTATCCCCCACTACTGCAAAATGTATACAATTTACCATAAATATCAGAATTACAAAAATCAATCCAATTTTTAGGCCTATGAAAATATAAAATCTGACTGCATCAAAATGTATTAATTGATATTGCGCAACCTTTCCAATATATGAATCAAATATATCTGATATATTGAAGGAGATGAAGATGCTAAAAGataattcaaaatcaaaaatctaACCCATGCGCATTTTGAAAGTCACCCAGGACTTGTACAACTATTCCGTACTCTACGGGATCGCGTGGTAGATGATTGACAGGTAATATacataggcctaccggtaatGCCAGGAGTCTCGGGCTGCAGCACTGATTAAGCATCGTTTTGCTACTCAGTTCAATCAATATCAACTATGATGATACATATATATCATGGCAATAGGCTTCTATGAATGAACGAAAGATTCACTTACCGCTTATCAAGACCCGACTCACAAATCTCATTGAAAAAGCGAGGAAAGATGCAGCACTTCCATGCACGCAAGTTGGCCAAGTGCGACGCCAGTCAATGGCTCTTGCATTCACCTGCTGCACCCCCACTGAGTTATGTTAGCGGTTGATAACGTAACCAGATGCACGTCTAACGGATCAGACGTTTTTCATGTGGGTTTTACACTCCGGATACAGTAGACCGGCCTCGTCATGCCACTCTTTAAGAGAAGAGCAAGGATACTCCtatatgcagtccatttcatcatcctgatcgtccttcctgaagaggccggtccactgcatccggagtgtcaTTGAAATTGGGTCGATGAGCTATCGCTCCACCCTGTCAGGGATAAATTATATCGGTTTATTTAAATGGACAGCCTCGGGAGTCTCACCAGCAGTTTCGGGCTCTTTCGGTACAGTTTGTGTGCAGTTATTTTAACCCTATGTCGATTCTATGTACCCTCCTTTCTTCCTTCCAAGGACGGATATACACGCGCACAATGCCAGTAGATCTTGATTTCCCAGGAAGCGGGAGGGTGGCGTTCAACCATTGGAAGAGCTCAATTACGATCAATTAACTTTACTTTCTGGACGGCACAAACCAGATACGGTATATTTTGTTAATGTCTACGCTGGCATAAGGCCTACGATCCGGGTCCATGGACCAAAGAATGTGTTTTATGTACATATATCTTTGAAAAACAGAAAGAAGCGTTAGATTGCATGTTCATGACCAGTATGACCGCATGTTGGAACCATGAGAAATTCACGTGCACAGTAAGAAAGACATTAGCCAATAGGAACACTGAAAATGATATTCTTGTAATCGGGGTAATGAATTCTAGCCAATCGGGTTGCAGCATTTTACGGCCACGCATTCTTCATTCATTGCGATAGCCTCGTGAAAAACCTCGAGACCACGTTCATTCCCTTATAAATTTCGATCAATATCGTAGTCTGTTTACAGTTGCTAGTGAGGACAAACGTTGGCCTATTTTGTCTCGTTTGCCTAATTTGACTCCTCTTAGTTGACTCTAATTCTGATTCTCTGTACCGAACTTCTCAAGGCAGCCGGAGCACAGTACCAAATAGATGGAAAACATCGATTTCGAAGTCCAAACCCTCCTCCAGAGCACCGGATACAAACACGACGATTTAAAACAAGGAACTTTAAGTTTTGATCATGATTTTCGAATCGTTgaaaatgtaggcctaaaaGCTATCTGGCCCGACGTCTGGAAGTGGAAGCAACCACCTTCGATTCGCCGGCGCCATAGCAGCGCACCCAGCAAAGATGGAGAAGTTGATGAAGGGAAGAAGCCAGCATCCCGTATCACTATTGGGAGTACCAACAATCTCTACTGGAGAGAACCGTGCTGTCGTCGCAGCAGTTCTGAGAGTGAAGAAGCTGAGATAATGGTTGTAAAGTGCCCAGCGCTAGGAACTGAGTATGCTGTCGAAGGTCTGAGGCAGGATGAAATGCCAGTTATTGGTAGGTTATAAATACGCGTATTAAATTCTGTCAAGAATTCTTGAATAATGTAGTTAACCCATACTTGTTTTTAAGCATGATTGTTCAattcagaaaaatcaatcaattagaacAAAATCgatcaaaaatattgattattattgaTTAGCAGATTATTGATTACCTCTGACCCAATTGATACCCAGATAAagtatttttacgttattttgcataaGACTGGTAAAAAAAtcctggtaggcctacatagcgTTACATAACATTGGCCTCAGGAGCCTAAGGGTTTTTAAACATCCTGGTTGTCGGGGTCACTTGAGGTAGTGTTATAGTCTGGGTTTCTTAATGAGATGTCcctgagtaggcctacactttGTTTTGATAAGTAATCGATTGATTTGTTTTGAATCAATATCATATTTTCTGTCATTCTAGAGTGTGTAGGATATTGGTCTTAAGTCGTAAAAGGTGCCTGCCCCAATTATTAGTAGGGCCTATGCAGCCGAGAAACATCTGCAATGATTCTGTCCTTTTCAGTTTAGAATCAAGCCTTTAAACGGAAAATCTTGGTTGGATGTAACTACACTAATATCACCACTATTTTTATCATTACAGGTACATACGTAGACTCGATGATCGTTGCTGGCTTCAGCTACagggtccgccatcttggatccgAGTGTTACCATTTCAACGGGAATGCCATCTGCCTTGTATCTATTGGCCTAGGCTATGGGAAGCGTATAACCTTTGAAGGGTCTACCAAGAACTATAACCCTAACTTCTTCTGGTCTGATAGCGTCCCAGAAGGGTATGGCTTCAGTATCCAGGCTGTTGCAAAGGGTGACAAGTTTGCTGCTGTGACGGATGAAGGGCGCCCAGCTGCAGAGATCAACGTTGAAGACATTCTACAACAAAAAGAGATATCTCAGGAACTAAACAATGGTGCTATTCTTAAGACTATTAAAGTGACACTGGTCTGTGATATTGTACATATGACCGACCCGCACGGTATGATGCCATTGCGGAGCAACTCTCTGAACACTGTGATAGAAGCAAAGGCAGTCCTTCAGAAGCTAAAGGGCGCAAGGGAGGCTGTTCTCAAAGAGGTCTGGGCCTCTGAGGTGCCATTCATTGGGTGTTGCCTCCTTCAGCCAATCGATGAATAGATCTGTATCTGGTCTTTAGACTAGAGAGGTTAAATCTCAAGACATCTTCAGCTGAACTCATCTTTTAAAAACCTCTCTGTTGTTATTAATCTTCCTGAAAATATAGATGTGCTTCACTTTCTCTCTGCTATTTGTTGTTTGCATTTAGATTATTGATACATTGTATGTTAATGCAATTATTATGAACAATTACAAGGATTTAAATTAGGCGAAAAGGCAAGAACCATGTAAAAGGAGTAATTTAAAGCAATCTGATTTTATGttctgaaatatttcaatttatGAAAAGAACTACTGGTACCAAGTTTGTACACAATACTTGTCAAAAAGCGGTTCactttttttgagacacccaaTATATGGTAACTAGGAGAAGTACCTTTGTGACAGGTTTCTTTTGGCTGAGTAGTGTAACATTACTTTATTGAAATGTTATGGGTTAGTCTTCTTTAATAGTTGTTATTAATTTTTGTTAATAACATGCATTTTTTGAAACACATCAGGATGacaatttgatatcaaaaacaatgtaatcattttcttttcttccAACAACTGTACCATATTAGCAGTTTATCTTCTTCTAACATGGTTTTAAAGTTGATGTTAgatttttttatgaatgaaatgtTTGACTTCTTATGTATTTATCTGTTAAGGTATCTGGACAATCTTATCAGCTGGAACAACATTGTAAAAAAAGTGCACTTGACCACATCTTAGCAATATTTGCTGAAACACCTTTTTTAACAACACACTTTGTGTGAGCAGTCTTTacagttgttgtctaaaatgagAGAAGCCTTCAAACCTTCAATCAGAAAACCAAAGTGACAAATCACTTGACTCATTTTACCCTTTTTGTTTCTTGATAACTTTTTTATATGCTCTGTACACGTGTTTAaaatatacgtacatgtacatgtacagtcaatAAAATATTAGATAAATATTATTTTAGTCTTCGATCCTTTACAGTGAAGCTTCATACA encodes the following:
- the LOC135487985 gene encoding uncharacterized protein LOC135487985, with the protein product MENIDFEVQTLLQSTGYKHDDLKQGTLSFDHDFRIVENVGLKAIWPDVWKWKQPPSIRRRHSSAPSKDGEVDEGKKPASRITIGSTNNLYWREPCCRRSSSESEEAEIMVVKCPALGTEYAVEGLRQDEMPVIGTYVDSMIVAGFSYRVRHLGSECYHFNGNAICLVSIGLGYGKRITFEGSTKNYNPNFFWSDSVPEGYGFSIQAVAKGDKFAAVTDEGRPAAEINVEDILQQKEISQELNNGAILKTIKVTLVCDIVHMTDPHGMMPLRSNSLNTVIEAKAVLQKLKGAREAVLKEVWASEVPFIGCCLLQPIDE